The sequence CCTTCAGTAGTACCGCGAAAGCCAGTAGCATCGGCCTCCGATTGACTCATCCCCAGATATATTTCCAGCTGTTTCCACTCCGCATCACTGGGCACATGCCAGCCTTCAGGAGCTATATTCCGACCATCATCTACAGCATACCAGTTATACAATCTGCCATACGTAGCAACATGGCCTTGGTCGTTTTCATAGTTGCAATAGGCTCCGGTAGTTAAGCCTGACCAAATGGCACTGTCGGTCACGTTGGGTATCGGGTCGCCGTTGCGATAATGAGTGACCTTGAGGTTTTCAGCCATCCACACTTGTGAGCCAATAGTCACCGTCTCATACACATTCCCGTCTATGTCGGTAACTGTACTTGAAGGAGCTGTCGTAGTGAATGATTCCTCATCTCCATATCCCGTGCCGGCATTGTTGACCGCATAAGCTCGCACATAATAGCGCGTGTTCGCGGTCAAACCCGTTAACAAACTGTTGAAAACCCCCGCACCCGAACCATCAGTGGTCTTACTGTCAGCAATCGTAGGTGTTGGATCTATGCTCCAGCAGACACCCCGTGCAGTTACGGCGGAACCGCCATCCGAAGTGATATTACCGCAACACTCGGCCGTTGTTTGTGTGATATACGTGACAGCACATGTAAGCAGTACCGGCGCAGTCGGAGGTTCGGGGTTGGTCCCATTATCAGTACCATCGCAAGTGGAGTTCAAAGCCAGTATTGATGCCGTCAAGAAACCAAGGAAAACATTAATTGTTCTTCTTAACATGGTATTCTCCTCTTTACTAATAGTTTTTCACACCCAATGGCAAGAGAGCCCGGCGAGGCTAAGATACTTTGCAATAAGAGTACACTTGCGCCATTAGCGGACTCTTTGCTATAAATATAACTACACTAATTTATTGAATTTGCCTTCCCTCCCGCAAGTGAATTCTATCACATGTTTTGCTATCTGAATTCGGTTTAAAGGATGAACCTTAATTGAGATATCTGGTACTACTATATTGTCGGCAAATAAGAAAGTATGGGGAGAGCGATGTCGGCTTTGTGGCGCTTGTAAGGTATTGATGGATAATGGTTTGGAAAAAGCGGCCCCAATATCACTCTCCCCAAACTTTTGTAGAATTCGAGTTTCCCATGAGAATCGAGTATTCGACGGCAAATGGAACACGCTGGAAGATAATACGATAAGCGAGCAGCACTACGCTCGCGACCGGTCGGCAAGAGCCAGAAGTTCGTCGACAGCATACCGCCAGCCCAGCTTCGACATCGGTGTTCTATTGAGCCTCTGATTTACAAGAGAGAGCGGATGGCTCCTTTCCAGTAATTGCCACTTCGCATCGAAAACGAGTTGGTTCATCGAGGCCAGCACGCTCTTGTCTCTAGCCTTGCAGAAATCGACCGAGCCTATTGACGGGGCAATTTCGAACTCATAAAGACCGAGAATACCATCGCGCGTGAGACAGTCGTCCAGAGCCTTCATGCCCCGCTCCATGAGAGCCTGTCCATTGGGAACACCTTTGCCGGGAAAAACAATAGAATACAAGCTCGCTGAGTTGGTGAGGATGATACACTGCCAGCGCGATACCATAAACAGGTTCGCGGTCCAGTCAAGCAGCGGATTGTCGTGCGGCGGCAGCGCAGGAGCGGGAACGACTTTGATCTTCTTAGCGAGCTTCTGTGTTAGCCGAATAATCATTTGGTTCAATCCTGAGATAACCAAAACACGATCATTCCCCTTTCACTATGCGGCGCACATTTCAGGGCGAATCCGGATAGGCACGACTCAGTGTGATGATTCTCCGGGGAAATAGGCCGCCATCATTCCCTGTACAACAGCGATCCACGGAATCACCTCAGCACATAATTCGTCGCATAGGTCAGGCCGGTTCAATATTTTCGAAACCGCATGACCCACTCGATTCTGATTGAGTGAGATTAAGTTCCAAGGGGCAGAGTCCGGTTTTGCGTGCAACAGAGAATTCATAGATGCCGTCAGATCTTTTCCGCGAACTATGGAGCCTCGTTGCTGTTTAGATTGAATAACGTCGAACATTTTCGCGAGACTCGGTGCCTCCTTCTGATGCCACCCATTCTTCCATATTTGTATTTCATCCGGGCACAAATGTAGATAAAGCAATATGGTCGCTCGCTCAATCAAAGCCCTCTTGAGCACATGTGCACCGAACAAATATCCTTGTCTTATGAGTTCGCGAATAGATAGCGCAATACTGATCGCCTGTGGAATGACTTGACAGGCCATTTTTTGCTCGTCCGTCAGTTTGCTAAAGTGAGTTTGTGGGGCGGTATCGGCATTCTGCTCCATCAATGAAGCGATAATAAGGTCGAAGTGATACAGCAAGTTCCGTCCCAAATAGGGTTCATTATCCGGAGTAAATACAACTGGAATGTCGTCAGACGTCATCATCGATCTCAGCTTAAGAGCTGCGGATATTCATTGGAGAGCCATTTCCGGACTATCTGCCCAAGTTCCACAGCAACCTTCATCGCTGCCTCCGCCTCGGCATCGGAAATCATATCGACTGAATCATAGGTGGCTACATGACGCATTTTCCTGATCTTGTGCAGAAGCTTAATTGTGTCAGTCTCAATCGAGGGCACCGTGTAAGTTAGTGAATCAATGGTTCGTTCGTGTTCGCGCTCCCGCCCAGGACGATAGCCACAAGCATATAATGCGGCACGGGCATACCGCAATGCCGCAGTGTAACCCATGTTGAGTCGCCATCCGGCCGCGATGCCTTCAATTTGTGCACTGCGGATATCTTCCTCGGCGCTATGCAACAGCGCCTTGATTTCCTCAGCGCTGGTCTCGTGCCGGTGAAGCCAACGGTTATTCAGCCAGTCGTCTAAGCTCATCCTCTGATCCGATTATGAATTCCTTCTCGGCTTTGGCTATTGATCTAATGAAATGGTTCTTCTGTGACCACTTCTTCTTGAACTCTGTTTTTGAGAAAAGAGTGGGATTGATTTCACGTCCGATGGCATTCTCGACATTGGACAGAATTGTAACCAGTTCTTCAAGCTGGACTTTACCAATAAGAAAGAGATCAAGGTCACTGCCAGAAACCTCTTGTCCTCTGGCGAATGACCCGTATACAAATGCAATTTCGATTTTCTTCCCTATCGGTTCTAACGCATCTTTGATTTTCCCTATGACGCCGAACGTCTTGAAAATGACATTGCGTAAATCTGGAAAGATTGGATGTCGTCGATTCACTGAATAGAATTTCTGCCGACCACGCTTCTCAGTATTCAGGATTTCCGCATCAGCAAGGCTCTTTAACTCTCGCTGAATTACACCCTGACGAGTACCTGTCAGACGGACAACTTCAGAGAAATAGTACTCTTGATCCGGATTGAGAAAGAACAGCGCCAGAATCTTACGTTTCGTTCCCGGAAAAAGAACTGCCGATATGTCTTTTGACTTCGTACCCATTTAGGGTAAGAATGTACCCAGATTGGGTAACATTGTCAAGAAGAAAATATGATTGGCCTGAAAGTTTGCTGAGAGTGAGGTCGGTCGATTTCTTAAGTCTATAACTGACTGTGAATTAAGAGGATATAAAAAGCGGGGGCAATTAGACGATTTTCGCAGCTTTTCAAAATAAAAAAGGCCAATGAATGTTCTACTTATCATTGGCCCTAATTTTATCTAAAAATATTTTGGATCACTTTAAGGGCATATAGGCTCCGGTCCGCCTTTATAAAGGTAGTTAATGAGATAGGTCGCATCCAATATATTTATGGCCCCATTTCCATTTGCATCACCAGCCTCTTCAGCTACCGGAGCGGCGCCGCTTTTATACAGGTAGGATATCAAGCATGTTACATCGAGTATATTAACCGATCCGCTGCCGTCAGCATCACCGCAAATATAGGAATCATACGGACCCGTAACATTGTGTAAAATGGTAATATCATCCGATTGCCAGTTGGCGGCGACCAGTTCTATATCCATGTCGCCGTCTAAATCAGCCCCATAGATATGCCAGGGAAATTCCCCGACCGTTTTTAGTGAGTTAAAGGAAGATACCCCGCTGCTGTCGTTGGTCAGTATCGAAACCTGGTTGGTTCCATGATGACATATGGCCAGATCATTATCTTCATCACCATCGAAATCTCCCGCAAAAAGTGACACCGCGCTCCAGCTATAATAAGGGACCCAATTCGGATTGTTATATTGATACATGACGGGCCCAAGAAAAGAACCGTCCCCATTATTAAACAGGATCGAAATCGCTGAAGTATCTCCATGCGTTATCGCGATATCAATGTTGTCGTCACCATTAAAATCGGATGCAAACATCGCCAAAGACGTCAATCACGCCAACATGTCCTGCCGGAACCTGCGTGAAACACTGTGTCGGTGCGATAATTTTAAATATCGCCACTGCGATAAGCCTCCCGGTAGCAACAGGCCGCAAGGCCGTGTTTTCCGTCTTTACCTTTCGCGGAGACTCCAGTAACTTGTTAAAGCCTTATTGCCAAATTTAGAGTCAGATTTCCGAGCCATTACTCATTTGCAGCATCTTTCATTGAATAATGAATACAACGAATCACTTAATCAACGACACGAAAGTAGCGCGGCCTTCGGAGCGGTACTCTATCTTTCCCTCGCGCGCCAGCCAGCCAAGCGCCTGATAGGTTACAGATTCACTTTCACCCAAAACCTTCGGCAACTTCGAAATTGCCACTTCGTCGTTCTTCTTAAGAATTCGCCAAACCTTCCCGGCTGATGTTCCAATTTTTTCTTTCATCTGATCCTTCTAAAAGGGTTAATTACAACTTGAGTCTTAGACCACCGAGATGATATTATGTCATGGCTTCAAAGTGAGCATCACAATTGTGGGTACATCGGTTCATCGTCGGCATTCAATTTGACACTGCTTCTGTCAACCCGTTCCGGTCGCCCCCAGTCACTCCAGTGCACGTTGTTGAGTTGATACATTGCCAGACGATGCGGTACATTCTGTAGAACGTCCTTGGAAAAGTCGCCTGGCGAAATATTC is a genomic window of Candidatus Zixiibacteriota bacterium containing:
- a CDS encoding fibrobacter succinogenes major paralogous domain-containing protein codes for the protein MLRRTINVFLGFLTASILALNSTCDGTDNGTNPEPPTAPVLLTCAVTYITQTTAECCGNITSDGGSAVTARGVCWSIDPTPTIADSKTTDGSGAGVFNSLLTGLTANTRYYVRAYAVNNAGTGYGDEESFTTTAPSSTVTDIDGNVYETVTIGSQVWMAENLKVTHYRNGDPIPNVTDSAIWSGLTTGAYCNYENDQGHVATYGRLYNWYAVDDGRNIAPEGWHVPSDAEWKQLEIYLGMSQSEADATGFRGTTEGGKLKEAGGTHWANPNAGATNESGFSGLPGGVRYDYGSLFYNLGTYAAFWSSSVGSSGRAWARYLHWYHSQVQRYDYFMHDGYSVRCVRDY
- a CDS encoding VCBS repeat-containing protein encodes the protein MAMFASDFNGDDNIDIAITHGDTSAISILFNNGDGSFLGPVMYQYNNPNWVPYYSWSAVSLFAGDFDGDEDNDLAICHHGTNQVSILTNDSSGVSSFNSLKTVGEFPWHIYGADLDGDMDIELVAANWQSDDITILHNVTGPYDSYICGDADGSGSVNILDVTCLISYLYKSGAAPVAEEAGDANGNGAINILDATYLINYLYKGGPEPICP
- a CDS encoding winged helix-turn-helix domain-containing protein — encoded protein: MKEKIGTSAGKVWRILKKNDEVAISKLPKVLGESESVTYQALGWLAREGKIEYRSEGRATFVSLIK
- a CDS encoding nucleotidyltransferase domain-containing protein, producing MGTKSKDISAVLFPGTKRKILALFFLNPDQEYYFSEVVRLTGTRQGVIQRELKSLADAEILNTEKRGRQKFYSVNRRHPIFPDLRNVIFKTFGVIGKIKDALEPIGKKIEIAFVYGSFARGQEVSGSDLDLFLIGKVQLEELVTILSNVENAIGREINPTLFSKTEFKKKWSQKNHFIRSIAKAEKEFIIGSEDELRRLAE
- a CDS encoding HEPN domain-containing protein — its product is MSLDDWLNNRWLHRHETSAEEIKALLHSAEEDIRSAQIEGIAAGWRLNMGYTAALRYARAALYACGYRPGREREHERTIDSLTYTVPSIETDTIKLLHKIRKMRHVATYDSVDMISDAEAEAAMKVAVELGQIVRKWLSNEYPQLLS